In Streptomyces sp. SLBN-118, the following are encoded in one genomic region:
- a CDS encoding glycoside hydrolase family 20 protein yields MGGICVVRHFGCTRVSGAFLAAAAALSMTLTACSSDEPSTAGGQARSATKAPAAVSPSPKPPPKPTPSKTYPLSRAPATIPSVRTHEPARGPGWRPRPGGGVVVAKGSEALADEARLLADELKLGYRGAVAARAGDVQLALGAGGGRESYTALTSGGRVRITGPDQAGVFYGTRTLKQAVKSGGAMPEGIVRDRPDRPQRGLMVDIARKHFSAAWIEARLREMADIKLNQLGLHFSDDQGFRIQSDSHPEIVSREHLTKAEVRRIIALAARLHITVIPEIDSPGHLGAVLAAHPQLQLRDAGGSPVRGAIDIGQPASGEIVDELLKEYAELFPGAYWHLGGDEYQALVRRNPEASFPQLAAVARQRYGPQGRVQDLATAWVNDRAAVVRPLGKKPKAWNDGFFRGGVVTADKDLEVEYWTGKEIGARPPVEYLREGRRLINVNDEYLYYVLGQPQTFVYPTGRRIYEQWTPFVIRGTQPVPRTYSSQILGGRFAVWCDLANSQTQAQVARGIAMPLRATSQKLWDPRTPGRSWQAFVELAGKLG; encoded by the coding sequence ATGGGAGGTATCTGCGTGGTACGGCACTTTGGGTGCACCAGGGTCAGCGGCGCGTTCCTCGCGGCGGCAGCGGCCCTGTCGATGACGCTGACCGCCTGTTCGAGCGACGAGCCGTCCACTGCGGGCGGCCAGGCGCGGAGCGCAACCAAGGCCCCCGCCGCCGTGAGCCCGTCACCGAAACCGCCCCCGAAACCGACGCCGTCCAAGACGTACCCCCTCTCCCGGGCGCCCGCCACCATCCCCTCCGTACGCACGCACGAGCCCGCGCGCGGGCCTGGCTGGCGGCCGCGGCCCGGCGGCGGGGTCGTCGTCGCCAAGGGCAGCGAGGCGCTCGCCGACGAGGCGCGGCTGCTCGCCGACGAGCTGAAACTCGGCTACCGGGGCGCGGTCGCCGCCCGCGCCGGGGACGTCCAGCTGGCGCTCGGGGCCGGGGGCGGGCGCGAGTCGTACACCGCCCTCACCAGCGGCGGCCGGGTCAGAATCACCGGCCCCGACCAGGCGGGAGTCTTCTACGGGACCCGGACCCTCAAGCAGGCGGTGAAATCCGGAGGCGCGATGCCGGAGGGCATCGTGCGCGACCGTCCCGACCGGCCCCAGCGCGGCCTGATGGTCGACATCGCGCGCAAGCACTTCTCCGCCGCCTGGATCGAGGCCCGGCTGCGCGAGATGGCCGACATCAAGCTCAACCAGCTCGGCCTGCACTTCTCCGACGACCAGGGCTTTCGCATTCAGTCGGACTCGCACCCCGAGATCGTCTCGCGCGAGCACCTGACCAAGGCCGAGGTCCGCCGGATCATCGCCCTGGCCGCGCGGCTGCACATCACTGTCATCCCGGAGATCGACTCGCCGGGACACCTCGGCGCGGTGCTCGCCGCCCACCCCCAGCTCCAGCTGCGGGACGCCGGGGGCAGCCCGGTGCGCGGGGCGATCGACATCGGACAGCCGGCGTCGGGGGAGATCGTGGACGAGCTGCTCAAGGAGTACGCGGAGCTGTTCCCCGGCGCGTACTGGCATCTCGGCGGCGACGAGTACCAGGCGCTGGTCCGGCGGAACCCCGAGGCGTCCTTCCCGCAGCTGGCGGCCGTCGCCCGCCAGAGGTACGGCCCGCAGGGCCGGGTCCAGGACCTGGCGACGGCCTGGGTGAACGACCGCGCGGCGGTGGTGCGCCCCCTGGGCAAGAAGCCCAAGGCATGGAACGACGGCTTCTTCCGCGGCGGTGTGGTCACCGCGGACAAGGACCTCGAGGTCGAGTACTGGACGGGCAAGGAGATCGGGGCACGACCGCCGGTGGAGTACCTGCGCGAGGGCCGGCGGCTGATCAACGTCAACGACGAGTACCTGTACTACGTGCTGGGCCAGCCGCAGACCTTCGTCTATCCGACGGGCCGCCGGATCTACGAGCAGTGGACCCCGTTCGTGATCCGCGGCACCCAACCGGTGCCCCGCACGTACTCGTCCCAGATCCTGGGCGGCCGCTTCGCCGTCTGGTGCGACCTCGCCAACTCCCAGACGCAGGCGCAGGTGGCCCGCGGCATCGCGATGCCGCTGCGGGCGACCTCCCAGAAACTGTGGGACCCGCGGACACCGGGTCGCAGCTGGCAGGCGTTCGTGGAGCTGGCCGGGAAGCTCGGCTGA
- a CDS encoding 2-oxo-4-hydroxy-4-carboxy-5-ureidoimidazoline decarboxylase, with the protein MFAPSAIPATLSPQLPGQRGGEPGLQRFNAAAADVAETTLLACCGSRRWAQRLVAHRPYPDLDALLAAADEAGYDLSQADLYEALADESSAALHPGAPQAAHTALAAAHAAYESRFGHAFVICLDGYRPEEYLDQVLAGIRARLGHEPDEERAVSAEQLRGLARSRLAHVVANHPESDVTGASR; encoded by the coding sequence GTGTTCGCTCCTTCGGCCATACCGGCCACGCTCTCGCCCCAGCTTCCCGGCCAGCGCGGCGGCGAACCCGGTCTCCAGCGTTTCAACGCCGCGGCCGCCGACGTGGCCGAAACCACCCTTCTCGCCTGCTGCGGCAGCCGTCGCTGGGCCCAGCGACTGGTCGCCCACCGCCCCTACCCCGATCTCGACGCCCTCCTCGCCGCCGCCGACGAGGCCGGCTACGACCTCTCGCAGGCCGACCTCTACGAGGCCCTCGCCGACGAGTCCTCGGCCGCTCTCCACCCGGGCGCGCCCCAGGCGGCGCACACGGCGCTGGCCGCCGCCCACGCCGCGTACGAGAGCCGCTTCGGCCACGCCTTCGTGATCTGTCTCGACGGATACCGCCCCGAGGAGTATCTGGACCAGGTGCTCGCCGGAATCCGCGCCCGGCTCGGCCACGAACCGGACGAGGAGCGCGCCGTCTCCGCCGAGCAGCTGCGCGGCCTCGCGCGGTCCCGACTGGCGCATGTAGTGGCCAACCATCCGGAATCAGACGTAACAGGGGCTTCCCGATAG
- the sdhC gene encoding succinate dehydrogenase, cytochrome b556 subunit yields MPAGTLYRGREGMWSWVAHRVTGVLIFFFLFVHVLDTALVRVSPEAYDDVVATYKTPIVALLEYGLVAAILFHALNGLRVIAVDFWSKGPRYQKQMLWTVMAIWFVLMVGALYPVLGHAARELFGS; encoded by the coding sequence GTGCCGGCTGGAACGCTGTACCGCGGCCGGGAAGGAATGTGGTCCTGGGTGGCTCATCGAGTCACCGGCGTCCTCATCTTCTTCTTCCTGTTCGTACATGTGCTGGACACCGCTCTCGTCCGCGTCTCGCCCGAGGCGTATGACGATGTCGTGGCCACGTACAAGACGCCGATCGTCGCGCTGCTCGAATACGGCCTCGTGGCCGCGATTCTCTTCCACGCGCTCAACGGCCTGCGTGTCATCGCCGTGGACTTCTGGTCCAAGGGCCCGCGCTACCAGAAGCAGATGCTCTGGACCGTGATGGCCATCTGGTTCGTACTGATGGTGGGCGCCCTGTACCCGGTGCTCGGCCACGCCGCTCGTGAACTGTTCGGGAGCTGA
- a CDS encoding succinate dehydrogenase hydrophobic membrane anchor subunit, translating to MSADTTPAVGPVEGTSPYDVDHPAPYIEAPRKRTGKTPKATRGNFEMAAWLFMRLSGVVLVVLVIGHLLIQLVLDGGVSKIGFAFVAGRWASPFWQVWDLLMLWLAMLHGANGLRTVINDYAERANTRLWLKGLLYTATVFTILLGTLVIFTFDPNIR from the coding sequence ATGTCCGCTGACACCACCCCCGCTGTCGGCCCCGTCGAGGGCACGAGCCCTTACGACGTGGACCACCCGGCCCCGTACATCGAGGCCCCGCGCAAGCGCACCGGCAAGACCCCGAAGGCGACCCGCGGCAACTTCGAGATGGCCGCGTGGCTCTTCATGCGCCTGTCCGGCGTCGTCCTGGTCGTCCTGGTCATCGGCCACCTGCTGATCCAGCTGGTGCTGGACGGCGGCGTCTCCAAGATCGGCTTCGCCTTCGTGGCCGGCCGCTGGGCGTCTCCGTTCTGGCAGGTCTGGGATCTGCTGATGCTGTGGCTCGCGATGCTGCACGGCGCCAATGGCCTGCGTACTGTCATCAATGACTACGCCGAGCGCGCCAACACGCGCCTGTGGCTCAAGGGCCTGCTGTACACCGCCACGGTGTTCACCATCCTTCTGGGCACGCTGGTGATCTTCACCTTCGACCCGAACATCCGCTAA
- the sdhA gene encoding succinate dehydrogenase flavoprotein subunit — protein sequence MKIHKYDTVIVGAGGAGMRAAIEATKRSRTAVLTKLYPTRSHTGAAQGGMAAALANVEEDNWEWHTFDTVKGGDYLVDQDAAEILAKEAIDAVLDLEKMGLPFNRTPNGTIDQRRFGGHSRNHGEAPVRRSCYAADRTGHMILQTLYQNCVKEGVEFFNEFYVLDQLITEVDGVKKSAGVVAFELATGEIHIFQAKAVIYASGGTGKFFKVTSNAHTLTGDGQAACYRRGLPLEDMEFFQFHPTGIWRMGILLTEGARGEGGILRNKDGERFMEKYAPVMKDLASRDVVSRSIYTEIREGRGCGPEGDHVYLDLTHLPPEQLDAKLPDITEFARTYLGIEPYTDPIPIQPTAHYAMGGIPTNVEGEVLLDNTTVVPGLYAAGEVACVSVHGANRLGTNSLLDINVFGKRAGIAAAEYSAKADYVELPENPASLVEEQVERLRNSTGKERVADIRRELQETMDANVMVFRTEQTIKTAVEKIGELRERYLNVAIQDKGKRFNTDLLEAVELGNLLDLAEVMAVSALARKESRGGHYREDFPNRDDVNFMRHTMAYREVGDDGVESIRLDYKPVVQTRYQPMERKY from the coding sequence ATGAAGATCCACAAGTACGACACCGTCATCGTCGGCGCCGGCGGCGCGGGCATGCGCGCGGCCATCGAGGCCACCAAGCGCAGCCGTACCGCCGTGCTGACGAAGCTCTACCCGACCCGCTCCCACACGGGCGCCGCGCAGGGCGGCATGGCCGCCGCGCTGGCGAACGTGGAAGAGGACAACTGGGAGTGGCACACCTTCGACACGGTCAAGGGCGGTGACTACCTGGTCGACCAGGATGCCGCCGAGATCCTGGCGAAGGAGGCCATCGACGCGGTCCTGGACCTCGAGAAGATGGGCCTGCCGTTCAACCGCACCCCGAACGGCACCATCGACCAGCGCCGCTTCGGCGGCCACTCGCGCAACCACGGCGAGGCCCCGGTCCGCCGGTCCTGCTACGCCGCGGACCGCACCGGCCACATGATCCTCCAGACGCTGTACCAGAACTGCGTCAAGGAGGGCGTGGAGTTCTTCAACGAGTTCTACGTCCTGGACCAGCTGATCACCGAGGTCGACGGCGTCAAGAAGTCGGCGGGTGTGGTCGCGTTCGAGCTGGCCACCGGCGAGATCCACATCTTCCAGGCTAAGGCCGTCATCTACGCCTCGGGCGGCACCGGCAAGTTCTTCAAGGTGACTTCCAACGCGCACACGCTGACCGGTGACGGGCAGGCCGCCTGCTACCGGCGCGGACTGCCGCTCGAGGACATGGAGTTCTTCCAGTTCCACCCGACGGGCATCTGGCGCATGGGCATCCTGCTCACCGAGGGCGCCCGCGGCGAGGGCGGCATCCTGCGCAACAAGGACGGTGAGCGCTTCATGGAGAAGTACGCGCCCGTCATGAAGGACCTCGCCTCGCGTGACGTCGTCTCGCGCTCCATCTACACGGAGATCCGCGAGGGCCGCGGCTGCGGTCCCGAGGGTGACCACGTCTACCTCGACCTCACCCACCTGCCGCCGGAGCAGCTGGACGCGAAGCTCCCGGACATCACCGAGTTCGCGCGCACGTACCTCGGTATCGAGCCGTACACGGACCCGATCCCGATCCAGCCGACCGCGCACTACGCCATGGGCGGCATCCCGACCAACGTCGAGGGTGAGGTCCTGCTCGACAACACCACCGTCGTGCCGGGTCTGTACGCCGCCGGTGAGGTCGCCTGCGTGTCGGTGCACGGCGCCAACCGCCTGGGCACCAACTCGCTGCTCGACATCAACGTGTTCGGCAAGCGGGCCGGTATCGCCGCAGCCGAGTACTCGGCGAAGGCCGACTACGTCGAGCTGCCGGAGAACCCGGCCTCCCTCGTCGAGGAGCAGGTCGAGCGGCTGCGCAACTCCACGGGCAAGGAGCGGGTCGCGGACATCCGCCGTGAGCTCCAGGAGACGATGGACGCCAACGTGATGGTGTTCCGCACCGAGCAGACGATCAAGACCGCGGTCGAGAAGATCGGCGAGCTGCGCGAGCGCTACCTGAACGTGGCCATCCAGGACAAGGGCAAGCGGTTCAACACCGACCTGCTGGAGGCCGTCGAGCTGGGCAACCTGCTCGACCTGGCCGAGGTCATGGCCGTCTCCGCGCTGGCCCGCAAGGAGTCCCGCGGCGGTCACTACCGCGAGGACTTCCCCAACCGCGACGACGTCAACTTCATGCGCCACACCATGGCGTACCGCGAGGTGGGCGACGACGGCGTCGAGTCGATCCGTCTCGACTACAAGCCGGTCGTCCAGACCCGCTACCAGCCGATGGAGCGTAAGTACTGA
- a CDS encoding succinate dehydrogenase iron-sulfur subunit, whose amino-acid sequence MATPTLDKAQAGFADSPYITVTFRIRRFNPEVSDEAQWQDFQIGIDPKERVLDGLHKIKWDVDGSLTFRRSCAHGICGSDAMRINGKNRLACKTLIKDINPEKPITVEAIKGLTVLKDLVVDMEPFFQAYRDVMPFLITSGNEPTRERLQSAEDRERFDDTTKCILCAACTSSCPVFWNDGQYFGPAAIVNAHRFIFDSRDEAGEQRLEILNDKDGVWRCRTTFNCTDACPRGIEVTKAIQEVKRALITRRF is encoded by the coding sequence ATGGCTACCCCGACTCTGGACAAGGCGCAAGCGGGCTTCGCCGACTCCCCGTACATCACGGTCACCTTCCGGATCCGCCGCTTCAACCCCGAGGTCTCCGACGAGGCCCAGTGGCAGGACTTCCAGATCGGGATCGACCCGAAGGAGCGCGTGCTCGACGGCCTCCACAAGATCAAGTGGGATGTCGACGGCTCGCTGACCTTCCGTCGCTCCTGCGCGCACGGCATCTGCGGCTCCGACGCGATGCGGATCAACGGCAAGAACAGGCTCGCCTGCAAGACGCTGATCAAGGACATCAATCCGGAGAAGCCGATCACGGTCGAGGCCATAAAGGGCCTGACGGTCCTCAAGGACCTGGTCGTGGACATGGAGCCGTTCTTCCAGGCGTACCGCGATGTGATGCCCTTCCTGATCACGTCCGGCAACGAGCCGACGCGTGAGCGTCTGCAGTCCGCCGAGGACCGCGAGCGCTTCGACGACACCACCAAGTGCATCCTGTGCGCCGCGTGCACGTCCTCGTGCCCCGTGTTCTGGAACGACGGGCAGTACTTCGGCCCGGCGGCGATCGTGAACGCGCACCGGTTCATCTTCGACTCGCGTGACGAGGCCGGGGAGCAGCGGCTGGAGATCCTCAACGACAAGGACGGCGTGTGGCGTTGCCGCACGACGTTCAACTGCACGGACGCCTGCCCGCGCGGTATCGAGGTCACCAAGGCGATCCAGGAAGTCAAGCGCGCGCTGATCACGCGTCGCTTCTGA
- a CDS encoding DUF4132 domain-containing protein, giving the protein MTVTTDGLETRLYEAGVRQRTQGGTPVRELLESLTLDQRRRAALWIHRNLCHGGADRADEWAVPWLSEQALGWTAVEADTLLRRLVGADALVDPGQLLRQFAALARLPLAAAQEAGDYDRRLLRAARQVSLSAGGRHDAGSENVAMRARLDALIGPEASDDTGLPLVLLDDEDEFGPRMRTEHATLLAGPGVAAFLEHCAAQGQVRATKRWRKQAAVLLAGMERGGETVRALLEGMGFQGEHRVAAPAWGGGSTWPGIASEGNTRLVRGLLWAAADIAEDWVVPAIAAVAINSGTGTGGSGGYCRNGKMATTAVAVLGDFGGTQAEQAVDLLGRLQRTIRNRTVLNGITAALRAVAERGGVTPSMLRERAVPSVGLDARGIREQALGDYTAVLSVTASGTPALSYRGSQGQVLKSAPKAVREEYGKQLTDIRAALKQLRTLMPVERARLEEHLMAGTRWAAADWERYYIDHPVTGTPARTLIWEASADEGERWVAGLPERTAGGWALAGAGGTAVPVTEGIVLRLWHPVRADAEEIRTWREELTGLELRQPFKQGFREVYSLTPAEKETRTCSNRFAGHILRLNQAKALLVERGWTGTQPGYFSDGRAADMVRELPRAGELTLGMGEFWRTRFSLRPVEQERDGGTASLCSTDQLRFERRRGARGPWEPTELATVPPLVLSEAMRDADLFVGVASIATDGQPRA; this is encoded by the coding sequence ATGACGGTGACGACGGACGGCCTGGAGACCAGACTGTACGAGGCGGGGGTGCGCCAGCGCACCCAAGGGGGCACGCCGGTACGGGAGTTGCTGGAGTCCCTGACCCTCGACCAGCGGCGCCGGGCCGCGCTGTGGATACACCGCAACCTGTGCCACGGCGGTGCAGACCGCGCCGACGAGTGGGCGGTGCCCTGGCTCTCGGAGCAGGCCCTCGGCTGGACCGCCGTGGAGGCCGACACACTGCTGCGGCGGCTGGTGGGGGCGGACGCGCTGGTCGATCCGGGGCAGTTGCTGCGGCAGTTCGCAGCGCTCGCCCGACTGCCGCTGGCCGCGGCACAGGAGGCGGGCGACTACGACCGGCGGCTGCTGCGGGCCGCGCGCCAGGTGTCCCTGTCGGCCGGGGGAAGACACGACGCGGGGTCGGAGAACGTCGCGATGCGGGCGCGGCTCGACGCCCTCATAGGGCCTGAGGCCTCCGACGACACCGGGCTGCCGCTGGTCCTGCTTGACGACGAGGACGAGTTCGGGCCCCGGATGCGCACGGAACATGCGACGCTGCTCGCCGGGCCCGGGGTCGCCGCGTTCCTGGAGCACTGTGCGGCGCAGGGCCAGGTGCGCGCCACCAAGCGCTGGCGCAAGCAGGCCGCGGTCCTCCTGGCAGGCATGGAGCGGGGCGGGGAGACGGTGCGGGCCCTGCTGGAGGGGATGGGCTTCCAGGGGGAGCACCGGGTGGCGGCGCCCGCCTGGGGTGGTGGCAGCACCTGGCCGGGGATCGCCTCGGAGGGCAACACCCGGCTGGTACGCGGTCTGCTGTGGGCGGCGGCGGACATCGCGGAGGACTGGGTGGTGCCCGCGATCGCTGCGGTCGCGATCAACTCCGGTACGGGGACGGGCGGTTCCGGCGGATACTGCCGCAACGGCAAGATGGCCACGACCGCGGTCGCGGTCCTCGGCGACTTCGGCGGTACGCAGGCCGAACAGGCAGTCGACCTGCTCGGCCGCCTGCAGCGCACGATCCGCAACCGCACGGTTCTCAATGGCATCACAGCCGCGCTGCGGGCCGTGGCCGAGCGTGGCGGAGTGACCCCTTCGATGCTCAGGGAGCGGGCCGTGCCGTCCGTGGGCCTCGACGCGCGTGGTATCCGCGAGCAGGCGCTCGGCGACTACACCGCGGTCCTGTCGGTCACCGCGTCGGGGACACCCGCGCTGTCCTACCGGGGATCGCAGGGGCAGGTGCTGAAGTCCGCGCCGAAAGCGGTCCGCGAGGAGTACGGCAAGCAACTGACCGACATCCGGGCTGCGTTGAAGCAACTGCGCACGCTCATGCCGGTCGAGCGGGCGCGCCTGGAGGAGCATCTGATGGCGGGCACCCGATGGGCGGCCGCCGACTGGGAGCGCTACTACATCGACCATCCGGTGACCGGCACGCCGGCCCGCACCCTGATCTGGGAGGCGAGCGCCGACGAAGGCGAGCGGTGGGTGGCCGGACTGCCGGAGCGGACGGCCGGCGGCTGGGCACTGGCCGGGGCGGGCGGTACGGCCGTCCCCGTGACGGAGGGGATCGTGCTGCGCCTCTGGCATCCGGTGCGGGCGGACGCCGAGGAGATACGGACCTGGCGCGAGGAGCTCACCGGCCTCGAGCTGCGCCAGCCCTTCAAGCAGGGCTTCCGGGAGGTCTATTCGCTCACCCCCGCCGAGAAGGAGACCCGCACCTGCTCCAATCGCTTCGCCGGCCACATCCTGCGCTTGAACCAGGCGAAGGCGCTGCTGGTGGAACGCGGCTGGACCGGAACCCAGCCGGGGTACTTCAGCGACGGACGGGCGGCCGACATGGTGCGGGAGCTGCCGCGCGCCGGTGAACTGACCTTGGGAATGGGCGAGTTCTGGCGGACCCGGTTCTCCCTCCGCCCGGTCGAGCAGGAGCGGGACGGCGGGACGGCATCGCTGTGCTCCACGGACCAGCTGCGCTTCGAGCGGCGCCGTGGGGCGCGCGGACCGTGGGAGCCCACCGAGCTGGCCACCGTACCGCCACTGGTGCTGAGCGAGGCGATGCGGGACGCCGACCTGTTCGTGGGCGTCGCGTCGATCGCGACGGATGGGCAGCCTCGCGCCTGA
- a CDS encoding thiol-disulfide oxidoreductase DCC family protein has product MGTPVRGLTVLYDAQCSLCVHLRSWLLRQRQLVPLDLVPAGSAEARRRYPRLDHAATQREITVIGDRGQIYTGPAAWIVCLWALAEYRQRAHWLATPAGLPFVRVTMLAASKYREATGAGGAGSTPCDDRCSVPG; this is encoded by the coding sequence ATGGGCACCCCGGTCCGGGGACTGACCGTCCTGTACGACGCCCAGTGCTCCCTCTGCGTCCACCTGCGCAGCTGGCTGCTGCGGCAGAGGCAGCTCGTGCCGCTGGACCTGGTGCCCGCGGGGTCGGCCGAGGCGCGGCGCAGGTACCCGCGCCTCGACCACGCCGCCACCCAGCGGGAGATCACCGTCATCGGCGACCGGGGCCAGATCTACACCGGCCCCGCCGCCTGGATCGTCTGCCTCTGGGCGCTCGCCGAGTACCGGCAAAGGGCGCACTGGCTCGCCACCCCGGCCGGACTGCCGTTCGTCCGGGTGACGATGCTCGCGGCGTCCAAGTACCGCGAGGCGACCGGGGCGGGAGGGGCCGGCAGTACGCCCTGCGACGACCGGTGCTCCGTTCCCGGTTAG
- a CDS encoding TetR/AcrR family transcriptional regulator: MTEVKAPKSEQTRTLILETALRLFQERGYDKTTMRAIAKEAGVSVGNAYYYFASKEHLVQGFYDRIGAEHQAVVRPVLDQETDLETRLAGVLMSWLEIAEPYHEFAAQFFKNAADPESPLSPFSPESEHAREAALSIHREVLAGSKAKVADELVDVLPELMWLSQMGLVLYWVFDRSDGRERSRRLAERGARLTTRGVALSRFRVLRPLVRELHELFTDFLPGMAETVAARKK, encoded by the coding sequence GTGACAGAAGTGAAGGCCCCCAAGAGCGAGCAGACCCGCACGCTCATCCTCGAGACCGCGCTCCGTCTCTTCCAGGAGCGCGGTTACGACAAGACGACGATGCGGGCCATCGCCAAAGAGGCCGGCGTCTCGGTGGGGAACGCGTACTACTACTTCGCCTCCAAGGAGCACCTCGTCCAGGGCTTCTACGACCGGATCGGTGCCGAGCACCAGGCTGTGGTCCGGCCCGTCCTGGACCAGGAGACGGACCTGGAGACCCGGCTGGCCGGGGTGCTGATGTCCTGGCTGGAGATCGCCGAGCCGTATCACGAGTTCGCGGCCCAGTTCTTCAAGAACGCCGCCGACCCGGAGAGCCCGCTCAGCCCCTTCTCCCCCGAGTCGGAGCACGCCCGCGAGGCGGCCCTGTCCATCCACCGCGAGGTGCTGGCGGGCTCCAAGGCCAAGGTCGCCGACGAACTCGTGGACGTCCTGCCCGAGTTGATGTGGCTGTCCCAGATGGGACTCGTCCTGTACTGGGTCTTCGACCGCTCCGACGGCCGCGAGCGCAGCAGGCGGCTGGCGGAGCGCGGCGCCCGGCTGACCACCCGCGGTGTCGCGCTCTCCCGCTTCCGGGTGCTGCGGCCGCTGGTACGCGAACTGCACGAACTCTTCACGGACTTCCTGCCGGGGATGGCGGAGACCGTCGCCGCCCGCAAGAAGTAG
- a CDS encoding ABC transporter substrate-binding protein: MQSIRPRILVTCAVVLAAAVGGWQLLPSDEESRATITVGTTDVVTSLDPAGAYDAGSWAMYSNVYQSLLTFKPNGVTPVPDAARGCDFVGVTLQTYQCELRDDLTFANGRKITGEDVKYSFERMLRITTDVGPQPLFSTLKSVTARGQTVTFHLRTRDATFPQKVATGAGSIIDRSQYPDRSLREGASVDGSGPYVLKEYEPGVRARLVPNPKYRGALTKTGGPVLIRYCEGSDRLAEAWKAGQVDVTHRQLPAKLIAALDPGDSGLRVSVADTAEIRNLVFNVRPGSPMAKKAVRQAVAWVIDRPKVVTSVYHSTVQPLYSLIPQGTLGHTNPFFDAYPQPSVKEARDLLDDAGIETPVNFTLVHRADSGPAQEAAELRRQLESTKLFKVKVVAEDWKVFQKGYGAGKYDAYTIGWIPDFPDPDNFTQPLVGKDSTLHSGYQSETVDKLITSTQQYGERPRATDNFKAIQREIAKDVPLVPLWQKKDYVLSSEDISGAQYLSDGTGVWRLWELGWI, encoded by the coding sequence ATGCAGTCGATCCGTCCGCGGATACTCGTCACTTGTGCGGTGGTCCTGGCCGCGGCCGTCGGAGGCTGGCAGTTATTACCGTCCGACGAGGAAAGCAGGGCAACCATCACGGTCGGCACCACCGATGTGGTCACATCGCTCGACCCCGCGGGTGCGTACGACGCGGGCTCGTGGGCCATGTACAGCAACGTCTACCAGTCGCTGCTGACCTTCAAGCCGAACGGCGTCACTCCGGTCCCCGACGCCGCCCGCGGCTGCGACTTCGTCGGCGTGACGCTCCAGACGTACCAGTGCGAGCTGCGCGACGACCTCACCTTCGCCAACGGCCGCAAGATCACCGGCGAGGACGTCAAGTACTCCTTCGAGCGGATGCTGCGCATCACGACGGACGTCGGCCCGCAGCCTCTCTTCTCCACGCTCAAGAGCGTCACGGCCAGGGGCCAGACGGTCACCTTCCACCTCCGTACGCGCGACGCGACCTTCCCCCAGAAGGTGGCCACCGGCGCGGGCTCGATCATCGACCGCAGCCAGTACCCGGACCGGAGCCTGCGCGAGGGCGCGAGCGTGGACGGTTCGGGACCGTACGTACTGAAGGAGTACGAGCCGGGGGTCAGGGCGCGGCTCGTGCCGAACCCGAAGTACAGGGGCGCGCTGACGAAAACCGGGGGACCGGTGCTGATCCGCTACTGCGAGGGATCCGACCGGCTGGCGGAGGCATGGAAGGCGGGACAGGTCGATGTGACCCACCGTCAGCTCCCGGCGAAGCTGATCGCCGCTCTCGATCCGGGCGATTCGGGCCTGCGCGTCAGCGTGGCGGACACCGCCGAGATCCGCAATCTCGTCTTCAACGTACGGCCCGGCTCTCCCATGGCGAAAAAGGCCGTGCGACAGGCGGTCGCCTGGGTCATCGACCGCCCCAAGGTGGTCACTTCGGTCTACCACTCCACCGTGCAGCCGCTGTACTCCCTGATCCCGCAGGGGACCCTGGGACACACCAACCCCTTCTTCGACGCGTATCCGCAGCCCAGCGTGAAGGAGGCCCGCGACCTGCTCGACGACGCCGGGATCGAGACACCGGTGAACTTCACTCTCGTGCACCGCGCCGACAGCGGCCCGGCGCAGGAGGCGGCCGAACTGCGCCGCCAGCTGGAGTCGACCAAGCTGTTCAAGGTGAAGGTAGTCGCCGAGGACTGGAAGGTCTTCCAGAAGGGGTACGGAGCCGGAAAGTACGACGCGTACACGATCGGCTGGATCCCGGACTTCCCGGACCCCGACAACTTCACCCAGCCGCTCGTCGGCAAGGACTCCACGCTCCACAGCGGCTACCAGAGCGAGACCGTCGACAAACTGATCACCTCCACCCAGCAGTACGGCGAGCGCCCTCGCGCCACGGACAACTTCAAGGCGATCCAGCGGGAGATCGCCAAGGACGTGCCGCTGGTGCCGCTGTGGCAGAAGAAGGACTATGTGCTGAGCAGCGAGGACATCAGCGGCGCGCAGTACCTGTCGGACGGCACCGGCGTCTGGCGGCTGTGGGAACTCGGCTGGATCTGA